One Mustela nigripes isolate SB6536 chromosome 5, MUSNIG.SB6536, whole genome shotgun sequence DNA segment encodes these proteins:
- the LOC132018515 gene encoding large ribosomal subunit protein eL30-like — MGASKKTKKSLELINSRPQLIMKSGKYMLGYKQTLKMIRHGKAKLVILANNCPALRKPEIEYYAMLAKTGVHHYSGNNIELGTVYGKYYRVCTLAIIDPGDSDIIRSMPGQTGERRGQQMAGPMAGCLGYKGISTCPHTEHTGPFLLCESAGIS, encoded by the exons ATGGGGGCCTCAAAGAAGACGAAAAAGTCGCTGGAGTTGATCAACTCCAGGCCCCAGCTCATTATGAAAAGTGGAAAATACATGCTGGGGTACAAGCAGACTCTGAAAATGATCAGACATGGCAAAGCAAAGCTGGTCATCCTCGCCAACAACTGCCCGGCCTTGAGGAAACCTGAAATAGAATACTATGCCATGTTGGCCAAAACTGGTGTCCATCACTACAGTGGCAATAATATTGAATTGGGCACCGTATATGGGAAATACTACAGAGTGTGCACGCTGGCTATCATTgatccaggtgattctgatatcATTAGAAGCATGCCAGGACAGACTGGTGAAA ggaggggacagcagaTGGCTGGGCCCATGGCAGGATGTTTGGGCTACAAGGGGATCAGCACCTGCCCCCACACAGAGCATACAGGCCCCTTCTTGCTGTGCGAGTCTGCAGGAATTTCGTGA